One Actinosynnema pretiosum DNA segment encodes these proteins:
- a CDS encoding glycoside hydrolase family 48 protein, translated as MRYRTRAGRSRPLALTAAAVVAAGIAPVVVAPVANAAVTCTVNYQVTNEWSNGFGASVAVRNQGDAVANWRLTWTFPSGQTVQQGWNGTFTQSGSKVTVAAPTWSPNLPSGGEVSVGFNGTKGAANAAPTDFAINGTPCTGPNTAPTVSLTSPSSGASYVTGTAIPLAATAADADGTVAKVDFLADGAVVATDTSAPFQGSWTGATTGDHTITARATDNKGATALSSPVGVKVLAGQAILASPNTLSVKQGATGSFGVSLATAPSGPVTVAVARSAGSTDLTAGPATLTFSTANWSTKQNVTVTSADNGGALAEATFTASATGITSASVAVKEISPSTTDFDQAFLDQYAKIHDPASGYFRDFGGLKVPYHSVETLLVEAPDHGHQTTSEAFSYYLWLEASYARITGDWTSFKSAWASMEKFAIPAKADQPTNDKYNPSKPATYAPENPRMDQYPAQLDSNVASGSDPIAAELKSAYGTDDIYGMHWLFDVDNTYGFGRCGDGTDTAPAYINTYQRGSSESVWETIPHSSCDTFKHGGPNGFLDLFTKDASYAKQWKYTNAPDADARAVQVALLAQQWATAQGKAGEISSEIGKAAKMGDYLRYAMFDKYFKKIGGCTSPSCPAGSGKDSAHYLMSWYYAWGGATDTSAGWAWRIGDGASHQGYQNPLAAYALSQVASLKPKSATGQQDWAKSMDRQLELLQWLQSTDGGIAGGVTNSWEGHYGAPPSGTPTFYGMFYDAHPVWRDPPSNRWFGFQAWQMERTASLYQMTGDARAKKILDKWVPWALANTTVGANGAFQIPSDMDWTGAPDTWNPSNPSGNSGLRVSVLNHSQDVGIAASLAKTLLNYAAKSGNAAARTTGEGLLTALLSHQDDKGIATPESRADYNRFDDTYDSASGSGVYVPPGWTGKMPNGDTINQSSTFLSIRSMYRDDPDWPKVQAYLNGGSAPTFEYHRFWAQAEIATAFSLHSELFG; from the coding sequence ATGAGGTACCGCACCAGAGCGGGGAGGTCCCGGCCGCTCGCCCTGACCGCCGCCGCGGTCGTCGCAGCCGGGATCGCGCCCGTAGTGGTAGCGCCGGTCGCCAACGCCGCGGTGACCTGCACGGTCAACTACCAGGTCACCAACGAGTGGAGCAACGGGTTCGGCGCGAGCGTCGCCGTCCGCAACCAGGGCGACGCCGTCGCCAACTGGCGCCTCACGTGGACCTTCCCCAGCGGCCAGACCGTGCAGCAGGGCTGGAACGGCACGTTCACCCAGTCGGGCAGCAAGGTCACCGTCGCCGCCCCGACCTGGTCGCCGAACCTGCCCAGCGGCGGCGAGGTCAGCGTCGGCTTCAACGGGACCAAGGGCGCCGCCAACGCCGCGCCCACGGACTTCGCCATCAACGGCACCCCGTGCACCGGCCCCAACACCGCCCCCACGGTGAGCCTGACCTCGCCCTCCTCCGGCGCGTCCTACGTGACCGGCACGGCGATCCCGCTGGCCGCCACGGCGGCGGACGCGGACGGCACGGTCGCCAAGGTCGACTTCCTGGCCGACGGCGCCGTCGTGGCCACCGACACCTCCGCCCCGTTCCAGGGCTCCTGGACCGGGGCGACCACCGGCGACCACACCATCACCGCCCGCGCCACGGACAACAAGGGCGCCACCGCCCTGTCCTCGCCGGTCGGCGTGAAGGTCCTGGCGGGGCAGGCGATCCTGGCCAGCCCCAACACGCTCAGCGTGAAGCAGGGGGCCACCGGCTCGTTCGGCGTCTCCCTGGCCACCGCGCCCAGCGGCCCGGTCACCGTCGCGGTCGCCCGCTCCGCGGGCAGCACCGACCTCACGGCGGGCCCGGCGACGCTGACCTTCAGCACCGCGAACTGGTCGACCAAGCAGAACGTCACGGTCACCTCCGCGGACAACGGCGGCGCCCTGGCCGAGGCCACGTTCACCGCCTCCGCCACCGGCATCACCTCGGCGTCCGTGGCGGTCAAGGAGATCTCACCGTCCACGACGGACTTCGACCAGGCGTTCCTCGACCAGTACGCCAAGATCCACGACCCGGCCAGCGGCTACTTCCGCGACTTCGGCGGCCTGAAGGTCCCCTACCACTCGGTGGAGACCCTGCTCGTCGAGGCCCCGGACCACGGCCACCAGACCACCTCCGAGGCGTTCAGCTACTACCTGTGGCTGGAGGCCAGCTACGCCCGCATCACCGGTGACTGGACCTCGTTCAAGTCCGCGTGGGCGTCGATGGAGAAGTTCGCCATCCCGGCCAAGGCCGACCAGCCCACCAACGACAAGTACAACCCCTCGAAGCCGGCCACCTACGCGCCGGAGAACCCGAGGATGGACCAGTACCCGGCGCAGCTCGACTCCAACGTCGCCTCGGGCAGCGACCCGATCGCGGCCGAGCTGAAGTCCGCGTACGGCACCGACGACATCTACGGGATGCACTGGCTGTTCGACGTCGACAACACCTACGGCTTCGGCCGCTGCGGCGACGGCACCGACACCGCGCCCGCGTACATCAACACCTACCAGCGCGGCTCGTCCGAGTCGGTGTGGGAGACCATCCCGCACTCCTCGTGCGACACGTTCAAGCACGGCGGCCCCAACGGGTTCCTCGACCTGTTCACCAAGGACGCCAGCTACGCCAAGCAGTGGAAGTACACCAACGCCCCCGACGCCGACGCGCGCGCGGTCCAGGTCGCGCTGCTGGCGCAGCAGTGGGCCACCGCGCAGGGCAAGGCGGGCGAGATCTCCTCGGAGATCGGCAAGGCCGCCAAGATGGGCGACTACCTGCGGTACGCCATGTTCGACAAGTACTTCAAGAAGATCGGCGGCTGCACCAGCCCGTCCTGCCCGGCGGGCTCCGGCAAGGACTCCGCGCACTACCTGATGTCCTGGTACTACGCGTGGGGCGGCGCGACCGACACGTCCGCCGGGTGGGCCTGGCGGATCGGCGACGGCGCCTCGCACCAGGGCTACCAGAACCCGCTCGCGGCCTACGCCCTCTCGCAGGTCGCCTCGCTCAAGCCCAAGTCGGCCACCGGCCAGCAGGACTGGGCCAAGTCGATGGACCGCCAGCTGGAGCTGCTGCAGTGGCTCCAGTCGACGGACGGCGGCATCGCCGGCGGCGTCACGAACTCGTGGGAGGGCCACTACGGCGCGCCGCCCAGCGGCACCCCGACCTTCTACGGCATGTTCTACGACGCCCACCCGGTGTGGCGCGACCCGCCGTCGAACCGCTGGTTCGGCTTCCAGGCGTGGCAGATGGAGCGCACCGCCTCGCTCTACCAGATGACCGGTGACGCCCGCGCCAAGAAGATCCTCGACAAGTGGGTCCCCTGGGCGCTGGCCAACACCACCGTCGGCGCGAACGGCGCGTTCCAGATCCCGTCCGACATGGACTGGACCGGCGCGCCCGACACCTGGAACCCGAGCAACCCCAGCGGGAACTCGGGCCTGCGGGTGAGCGTGCTCAACCACAGCCAGGACGTCGGCATCGCCGCGTCGCTCGCCAAGACGCTGCTGAACTACGCGGCCAAGTCCGGCAACGCCGCCGCCCGCACCACGGGCGAGGGCCTGCTGACCGCGCTGCTGTCCCACCAGGACGACAAGGGCATCGCGACCCCCGAGTCCCGCGCGGACTACAACCGGTTCGACGACACCTACGACTCGGCCTCCGGGTCCGGCGTCTACGTGCCGCCGGGCTGGACCGGGAAGATGCCCAACGGCGACACCATCAACCAGAGCTCCACGTTCCTGTCCATCCGCTCGATGTACCGGGACGACCCCGACTGGCCCAAGGTGCAGGCCTACCTGAACGGTGGTTCCGCGCCGACCTTCGAGTACCACAGGTTCTGGGCACAGGCCGAGATCGCGACCGCGTTCTCGCTGCACTCGGAGCTGTTCGGCTAA